A segment of the Bacillus pseudomycoides genome:
CCGATCATATTGAAAAGATTATGGGAATTGTAAATGGTACAACAAATTATATATTAACAAAAATGAGCCAAAATGGTTGGTCATATGAACAGGCACTGCAAGAAGCGCAAAAGTTAGGATTTGCAGAATCAGATCCGTCAGCAGATGTAGATGGACTAGATGCTGCTCGAAAGGTGGCTATTCTTGCAAACTTAGGATTTTCGATGAATGTTTCGTTAGATGATGTACGTGTTCGAGGTATTCGAAATGTAGAAAAAGAAGATTTAGAAATGGCTAAGAAACTAGGGTTTACTATGAAACTAGTTGGGAAAGCGGAGAAGGAAGGTTCAGCGATTAATTTAAGCGTAGCGCCTACTTTATTACCAAGTCATCATCCGCTATCTAATGTGAATAATGAATTTAACGCTGTATATGTACACGGTCATGCGGTTGGGGAAGTTATGTTTTATGGGCCAGGGGCTGGGAAATTACCAACAGGATCTGCTGTAGTGAGTGATATTATTTCAATCGTTAAAAATATGAATCAAGTAATAAGAAGTCAAGATGTGCTAAGAGAGTCAGTGCCTTATAAATTAAAACAGGATGAAGAAGTTGTTTCGAAATACTTTTTACGTATTTTATTACGGGATGAACCAGGAATGTTTCAAGAAATAACAGAATGTTTCGTTAATGAATCGATTAGCTTAGAAGAGATTATGCAACTTCCATTTAATCAAGAGCTTGCGGAAATTGTGATTGTGACGCATCAAACTTCAAAATATCAGTTTGAAAAAGTTTTAGCATCAATAGAGAGTGTAGCGAATGAAATAAAGAGTTATTACGCTATTGAGGAGGAGAAACAATATGTATAAAGGATTATTAAAGCAATATGCTTCTTATTTACCAGTGAATGATCATACACCAGATGTAAGCTTGATGGAAGGAAATACACCACTTATTCCACTTCTGAATATTTCTAAAGAATTAGGGATTCATTTATATGGAAAATATGAAGGTGCTAATCCAACAGGATCTTTTAAAGATAGAGGAATGGTAATGGCCGTAGCGAAAGCAAAAGAAGAAGGATCACAAGCAATCATTTGTGCTTCAACAGGTAATACATCAGCATCGGCAGCAGCATATGCCGCTCGCCTTGGGATGAAGTGCATTATTGTTATACCAGAAGGGAAAATTGCTCACGGAAAGTTAGCACAAGCAATCGCATATGGAGCAGAGATTATTTCAATAGAAGGAAATTTTGATGACGCGCTTCGAGCTGTACGCCAAATCGCGGCAGAAGAGCCGATTACATTAGTAAACTCGGTGAATCCATATCGAATTGAAGGTCAAAAAACAGCTGCGTTTGAAATTTGTGATCAGTTGCAAAAAGCACCAGATGTTCTTGCTATTCCAGTTGGAAATGCAGGGAATATTACAGCATATTGGAAAGGGTTCTGTGAGTATGAAAAAGAGAAGGGATTTAAAAAGCCAAGAATTCATGGTTTTGAAGCAGAAGGAGCAGCTGCAATTGTTAAAGGGCATGTTATTGATTCGCCAGAAACAGTCGCAACTGCGATTCGCATTGGTAATCCAGCAAGCTGGTCCTATGCTGTAGAAGCAGCGGAACAATCAAATGGTGAAATTGATATGGTGACAGATGAAGAAATTTTACATGCTTATCGGTTGTTAGCGAAAACAGAGGGGGTTTTTGCAGAACCAGGGTCAAATGCTTCTCTGGCAGGTGTAATCAAACATGTTCAAGCAGGAAAAATTCATAAGGGAGAGACGGTTGTTGCTGTGTTAACAGGAAATGGTTTAAAAGACCCTGACATTGCTATTGCTTCTAATCATTTGGAGATTGTAAGTGTTTCAAATAATATGGAACAAATAAAAGAACATATTAAAGGGGGGATTGTTTCGTGATTCCATTTAAAGTTTGTGTTCCAGCTAGTACTGCAAATGTAGGTCCGGGGTTTGATTCTATTGGAATAGCATTATCATTATATTTGGAAGTGACTGTTAAGGAACAATCGACTCATTGGCATGTTATACATTCATTTGATGATTCCATTCTAAATGATGAAAGAAATTTAATTGTAAGTACGGCACTTAAAGTATGTCCTTCGTTATCTCCTTATAAAATAGAAGTTACTAGTAATATTCCGCTCACACGAGGGCTCGGAAGTAGTGCATCAGCTATTGTAGCAGGAATAGAGCTTGCTAATCAACTTGGGGAATTACATTTAACAACGGATGAAAAAGTTCATCTTGCTACGAGTTTTGAGGGACACCCTGATAATGTAGCTGCTTCTATATTAGGAGGAACAGTAATTGGTGTAATGGACGGAAATGATGTGTCTATTGTTAGGGTAGAGAGTAAAGAATTAGGTGTAATCTCGCTTATTCCGAATGAGGAATTAAATACAAATAAAAGCCGTTCTGTATTACCAGAAATATTTCAGTTCCATGATGCTGTTCGTGCAAGTGCAGTAAGCAATGTTTTAGTAGCAGCATTATGCCAAAAGAAGTGGGAGATTGTTGGGGAAATGATGGAGAGAGATCAATTTCATGAACCATATCGTTCACAACTTGTTCCATTTTTACCTGCAGTCCGAATGTACGCCAAAAAGTTTGGAGCGTATGGTACAGCGCTTAGCGGAGCTGGTCCGTCTCTTTTTATCTTAACTCCATATGAAAAGCGTGAGGAGATTGCTGAGCAATTAATAAAAGTATTCCCGGCGATGCAAGTTTGTCGGTTAGAAATTGATCATGAAGGAACGGTTGTGAAAAGAGAGGAAAGTGCAGGTTTATCAGTAAGAAAATAAAGTACTAAAGCAAAAGGGTACAGACTTAATCTAAAGGATTAAGTCTGTACCCTTTTGCCATGCTCATTGAAATCTTAGAGTTTTTTATAATGAATTATGTTCGTATCTATAATGATTTCTTTATCATTTAGTATTGCCATATTCCTGTAACAAACCACCTGTATATTCCGTGGTGGAGGTGCAGAAGATGAAAAAAATGATGGCAATATGTCTTCTTACAACAATGTCTCTCACGGCTTTGACAGGATGTGGTTGGAAAGAAAAGAATGTTTCACAGGAATTTAAAGCGAAAAAAGTAACATATAAAGATTTTACGTATGATGTGAATCCAGAAACGTTTGCTTTAACAATAAAACATGATGGAGTGGAAGAAGAAGCATCACAGCCTTTACCAAAAATGAAAGTATCGAATCTGAAAAAAGATGATACACGTACATCATGGGAATATCCTGATCAGAAAGTAAAAGTGAATTTGGAAAGGAAAAAGGATCATGTAAATATTGAAATTGAATCTACGGGTGCAGAAAGCTTTACTTGGCCAAAAGTACAAGCTGAGAATTATACACTTCCTTTATGGGAAGGTAAGTATATTCCTAGTAATGATGAGAATTGGAAGAAGTTTTTAAAGGATGAAACGTATACATTTGCGGAGTCATTTTCAATGAGATTTTTTGCGTTAAATGGTTCGAAGTATTCCATTGTATATGTTGCAAA
Coding sequences within it:
- the thrB gene encoding homoserine kinase, producing MIPFKVCVPASTANVGPGFDSIGIALSLYLEVTVKEQSTHWHVIHSFDDSILNDERNLIVSTALKVCPSLSPYKIEVTSNIPLTRGLGSSASAIVAGIELANQLGELHLTTDEKVHLATSFEGHPDNVAASILGGTVIGVMDGNDVSIVRVESKELGVISLIPNEELNTNKSRSVLPEIFQFHDAVRASAVSNVLVAALCQKKWEIVGEMMERDQFHEPYRSQLVPFLPAVRMYAKKFGAYGTALSGAGPSLFILTPYEKREEIAEQLIKVFPAMQVCRLEIDHEGTVVKREESAGLSVRK
- the thrC gene encoding threonine synthase, which codes for MYKGLLKQYASYLPVNDHTPDVSLMEGNTPLIPLLNISKELGIHLYGKYEGANPTGSFKDRGMVMAVAKAKEEGSQAIICASTGNTSASAAAYAARLGMKCIIVIPEGKIAHGKLAQAIAYGAEIISIEGNFDDALRAVRQIAAEEPITLVNSVNPYRIEGQKTAAFEICDQLQKAPDVLAIPVGNAGNITAYWKGFCEYEKEKGFKKPRIHGFEAEGAAAIVKGHVIDSPETVATAIRIGNPASWSYAVEAAEQSNGEIDMVTDEEILHAYRLLAKTEGVFAEPGSNASLAGVIKHVQAGKIHKGETVVAVLTGNGLKDPDIAIASNHLEIVSVSNNMEQIKEHIKGGIVS
- a CDS encoding homoserine dehydrogenase translates to MGNAVHIGVLGLGTVGSGVVHILEDHKEKISLDTGYEVKVKAVAVRDVEKERDVSIDGIKITNDANEILEDPNIDIVVEVMGGIQEAKQAIVKALRNKKHVVTANKDLMAVYGNELLKLANANGCQLYYEASVAGGIPILRGLVDGLASDHIEKIMGIVNGTTNYILTKMSQNGWSYEQALQEAQKLGFAESDPSADVDGLDAARKVAILANLGFSMNVSLDDVRVRGIRNVEKEDLEMAKKLGFTMKLVGKAEKEGSAINLSVAPTLLPSHHPLSNVNNEFNAVYVHGHAVGEVMFYGPGAGKLPTGSAVVSDIISIVKNMNQVIRSQDVLRESVPYKLKQDEEVVSKYFLRILLRDEPGMFQEITECFVNESISLEEIMQLPFNQELAEIVIVTHQTSKYQFEKVLASIESVANEIKSYYAIEEEKQYV